GTGATGTGTCAATAAAGGATACCCCACTGTTTAATTAGATTATGTATTCTGGAAAATGTAGACTTCGGTAGCTCCTACTCCATACTTCTGAAAATCTGCATCATAAAACCTAAGATTATCATACCTACGAAGTAGTGTATATAGCTCATCACGAAGTACTCCTTCTCCCACTCCATGTATAAAAACCATCTTAGGAATACGTTTTTTGATTGCAAATTCTAATTGTCTAGTGGCAGTATCGAGTTGAACGGTAAGAATTTCATAATTACTCATACCACGTTCCCTATCGACTAACTTATGGATATGTAAATCCACCTCAAACATGGGAGCATTGCGCTCTTTAGGATTTACCTTTATCGCTTTCTTTCTTTTTGCCTCTTCTTTTTCTGAAATTACAGAATCTGGCACTACAGAAAGTGCTGCTCTCATACTCTTAGAAACTGCTGGTATAAGCTCGCTTTCGCGAAAATAGGATATAAAGCCATCCTCATCTTCTACCGAAACTTCATCCTCTTTTATGAGCACCACAACGCCCTCAAAATCATCGTCTAACGCTTGCACTTGATCTCCTAATTTCATAAATTTACAGTCGAATAGGTTTTTAGTCGGTAAAAATATACAATCTATCGAAAATTAAGCAGAAAAGTATACTACTTACGCTGTCCTATCTACATTTGACTAAGTTTGACCCCAAGTTATAACTAAGTGTAAAGTTTAAATTATGAAAAATCTACTTCTTGTAGCAGCACTCTCCCTAGGATTCTCTGCTCATGCACAACTTTTTGTAAAACCTACAGATACAGATGCATCATATGTTTTTGTAAACGATACTTTCATTTATGTTGAAAATGATATTGAGTTGGAGTCTAATAGAAGCCTATCAAATGGTACTGATGATGGTACAGCTAATATTGTCTTGCGAAACAATGCCCAGCTCCTTCAAGGTGCAGGCACGGTTAGTAAAAGTAATAAAGGAACAGGTGAAATATCAATATATCAAGAGGGTACTGTAAACAATTTTGATTACAATGTTTGGGGCTCTCCAGTTGGAATTTCTCGCAATGGGGCTAACTCTCCTGCTCCTGATGGAAATGGGGTATTCTCCTTCAGAGATGGTTCAAGTGGTTTTATTGAAAGTGTCTTCTATTTGCCTACTTCAGTGACAAATAGCAACCCTGCACTGGAAATTTCTGGATTTGATGGAGTTGTAGTTCCAAATACTTTAAAAATTGCAAATTATTGGCTATGGTCATATAAATCTGGAACAAACTATGGCGCCTGGG
The genomic region above belongs to Dokdonia sp. Dokd-P16 and contains:
- a CDS encoding Smr/MutS family protein — its product is MKLGDQVQALDDDFEGVVVLIKEDEVSVEDEDGFISYFRESELIPAVSKSMRAALSVVPDSVISEKEEAKRKKAIKVNPKERNAPMFEVDLHIHKLVDRERGMSNYEILTVQLDTATRQLEFAIKKRIPKMVFIHGVGEGVLRDELYTLLRRYDNLRFYDADFQKYGVGATEVYIFQNT